TGGATACAACTGTAGGGAAAGGAACATTTCTTCGTGAGGCTGAAATACTGATTAATAATGATGTTGGCAACATTTCTTGATGATATGTAGAAATAGCCAAATATACTCCCGGAATACTTATGGATAATAACCCGGAAGCAGCCCGAATGATCCTGTTGAAAGATGCAAAAATATAGTTATTATAGTAATCTTCATTTGCTTGAAAATATTCAATCATGATATAGGGAACTGTCAAGACGAAAGGACTGCCATCTACAAATACGGCAATTCTTCCTTCTAATAGCTTTGCAGCAATAATATCCGGTCTTTCGCTTGAACCTACAGTTTCAAACGGAGAGTAAGGAGCATCTTTAATGAGTTCCTGTATATATCCAGAATCCAGAATACCATCGATTTCTATTTCATCTAACCGTCTTTCCAATTCATTTAAAATATTTTCATCAGCAATCCCTTCAATATATGCTATACAAATTTTCGTATGAGTTTGTACACCTATTTCTTTACATCTTAATTTCAGATTAGGACTTTTGATTCTTCGACGGACTAAAGAGATATTGGTCAGAATGGATTCTACGAATCCTTCTCTGGGACCACGCACTACTTGAGCCGATTCTGGCTCATCAATTGTCCGGGATGGCCAGGATTTTGAATTGATGATTAAGGCATTGTCATATCCATCTACAAGAAGAATGGTATCCCCATAAATCATGGAATCTAAAATTGTCTGAAAATCATTGGAAGATGTAATATCACTGGACATAATTACTTTGTATTGCAGCTCATCTACTAAATTAAGTAAAGAGATATCTTCCATCAAGTTTTCTGATAAAATAGGTTCGATTACATGTTCATTTAATACTTCAGTATCTACCAGTCCTTTAAAATAGAATATACAGCATTTGACAGAAGGCAAATACTTATT
The genomic region above belongs to Defluviitalea saccharophila and contains:
- a CDS encoding spore germination protein, with translation MNTNLLSNISLTTSLEDNITTFKQIFSDDFTFIAREFQNKYLPSVKCCIFYFKGLVDTEVLNEHVIEPILSENLMEDISLLNLVDELQYKVIMSSDITSSNDFQTILDSMIYGDTILLVDGYDNALIINSKSWPSRTIDEPESAQVVRGPREGFVESILTNISLVRRRIKSPNLKLRCKEIGVQTHTKICIAYIEGIADENILNELERRLDEIEIDGILDSGYIQELIKDAPYSPFETVGSSERPDIIAAKLLEGRIAVFVDGSPFVLTVPYIMIEYFQANEDYYNNYIFASFNRIIRAASGLLSISIPGVYLAISTYHQEMLPTSLLISISASRRNVPFPTVVSIFVMLTIFDIVREAGTRIPTPIGQAINIVGALVLGQAAADANLVSAPVIIITAFTGMTKLLNPNLLGAIIILRTLLLFSSAILGIYGFILGYLAIVLHQMSLRSFGVPYMLNTTRIKDQDGKDAWIRAPWWMMSLRPKLIGKKNLLRQPSKKAKRK